From Amycolatopsis sp. cg9, one genomic window encodes:
- a CDS encoding SRPBCC family protein, with product MGKVTATAERTIDAPADKVRALVADYAETRPKLLTEHYRDYEVTEGGVGAGTKAGWKLQATSKRVRDVEATVSEPKPGTLVETDANSSMVTTWTVSEAGEKSLVRIETSWDGAGGIGGFFEKTFAPGGLKKIYDGVLGKLAEIV from the coding sequence ATGGGAAAGGTCACGGCCACCGCGGAGCGCACGATCGACGCTCCGGCCGACAAGGTGCGCGCCCTCGTCGCCGACTACGCCGAAACGCGCCCGAAGCTGCTCACCGAGCACTACCGCGACTACGAGGTCACCGAAGGCGGTGTCGGCGCCGGGACCAAGGCGGGCTGGAAGCTGCAGGCGACGTCCAAGCGCGTGCGCGACGTCGAGGCCACGGTCAGCGAGCCGAAGCCCGGCACCCTGGTCGAGACCGACGCGAACTCCAGCATGGTCACCACCTGGACGGTTTCCGAGGCCGGGGAAAAGAGCCTGGTTCGGATCGAGACCTCCTGGGACGGCGCCGGCGGCATCGGCGGCTTCTTCGAGAAGACCTTCGCGCCCGGTGGGCTCAAGAAGATCTACGACGGCGTGCTGGGCAAGCTCGCCGAGATCGTGTAG
- the purU gene encoding formyltetrahydrofolate deformylase, with translation MTAPERRYVITFGCPDRTGIIARISGFLAEHGGWIVEAAYHTDPDTGWFFTRQVVRADSLPFDADELRTRFGAVAADLSAESSWQVSDTGERRRAVVLVSKAGHCLYDLLGRVASGELDVDIAAVIGNHESLADITRAHGIPFHHVPFPAGGKEAAFEQVRKLVDEHNPHAVVLARFMQILPADLCRDWAGRAINIHHSFLPSFIGAKPYHQAHTRGVKLVGATCHYVTADLDAGPIIDQDVIRVDHGDSVEDMVRKGRDIEKVTLARGLRWHLENRVLVHGNRTVVF, from the coding sequence GTGACCGCTCCCGAACGCCGCTACGTCATCACCTTCGGCTGCCCCGACCGCACCGGCATCATCGCCCGGATCTCCGGGTTCCTCGCCGAACACGGCGGCTGGATCGTCGAAGCGGCCTACCACACCGACCCGGACACCGGCTGGTTCTTCACCCGCCAGGTCGTCCGAGCCGACTCGCTGCCCTTCGACGCCGACGAGCTGCGCACCCGCTTCGGCGCGGTGGCCGCGGACCTGTCCGCCGAGTCGAGCTGGCAGGTCAGCGACACCGGCGAGCGGCGCCGCGCGGTGGTGCTCGTCTCGAAGGCCGGGCACTGCCTCTACGACCTGCTCGGCCGGGTCGCGTCCGGCGAGCTGGACGTCGACATCGCCGCGGTGATCGGCAACCACGAGTCGCTCGCGGACATCACCCGCGCGCACGGCATCCCGTTCCACCACGTGCCGTTCCCGGCCGGTGGCAAGGAAGCCGCGTTCGAGCAGGTGCGGAAGCTGGTCGACGAGCACAACCCGCACGCGGTGGTGCTCGCCCGGTTCATGCAGATCCTGCCCGCGGACCTCTGCCGCGACTGGGCCGGCCGCGCGATCAACATCCACCACAGCTTCCTGCCGTCGTTCATCGGCGCGAAGCCGTACCACCAGGCCCACACCCGCGGGGTGAAGCTGGTCGGCGCGACCTGCCACTACGTGACGGCGGACCTCGACGCGGGCCCGATCATCGACCAGGACGTCATCCGGGTCGACCACGGCGACTCGGTCGAGGACATGGTCCGCAAGGGCCGGGACATCGAGAAGGTGACGCTGGCCCGTGGTCTGCGCTGGCACCTGGAGAACCGGGTGCTGGTGCACGGCAACCGCACCGTGGTGTTCTGA
- a CDS encoding DedA family protein: protein MELLGQVTELLRGALGSPWLWVVVFAVSGLDALLPFMPSETTVVTVAVLLGPDPAQLTLLAAVAAGGAWAGDCLGYAVGRSAGPRAIARLQRGPEGQRRYAWARDQVRRHGGLLIIAARYLPGGRVASSLANGSLGYPLPRFVALDFAGAAIWAVYSVLIGLAGGAAFADEPGKGLLLSFSLGLGLVFAIEAGRRLRSAHARSDRRPRRRAEAGGAESRSGGAGAELSEVDCP, encoded by the coding sequence GTGGAACTCCTGGGGCAGGTCACCGAGCTGCTGCGCGGCGCGCTCGGCTCGCCGTGGCTGTGGGTGGTCGTCTTCGCCGTGTCCGGGTTGGACGCGCTGCTGCCGTTCATGCCCAGCGAGACGACCGTCGTCACGGTCGCGGTGCTGCTCGGGCCGGATCCCGCGCAGCTGACCCTGCTCGCCGCCGTCGCGGCCGGCGGGGCGTGGGCGGGTGACTGCCTCGGCTACGCCGTCGGGCGGTCCGCCGGGCCGCGGGCGATCGCGCGGCTGCAACGCGGCCCCGAGGGGCAACGCCGCTACGCGTGGGCGCGCGACCAGGTGCGGCGCCACGGCGGGTTGCTCATCATCGCCGCCCGCTACCTGCCCGGCGGGCGCGTGGCCAGCTCGCTCGCGAACGGCAGCCTCGGCTACCCGCTGCCGAGGTTCGTCGCGCTCGACTTCGCCGGCGCCGCGATCTGGGCGGTGTACAGCGTGCTGATCGGCCTCGCCGGCGGCGCCGCCTTCGCCGACGAGCCGGGCAAGGGCCTGCTGCTGTCGTTCAGCCTCGGCCTGGGCCTGGTTTTCGCCATCGAGGCCGGGCGACGGCTACGGTCGGCCCATGCTCGAAGCGATCGACGTCCACGCCGACGCGCTGAAGCGGGCGGCGCTGAAAGCCGGTCCGGCGGCGCCGGTGCCGAACTGTCCGAAGTGGACTGTCCATGA
- a CDS encoding HAD family hydrolase, whose amino-acid sequence MLCVFDVNETLLDLAAMDATIGGPELRREWFGLAIHTVLTVTATGGYRDFAGIAGDAAIEVAARHGREVDLAEVAAGIRALPAHPDVEPGLAKLREKGHTVVALTNSPLATAEAQLQNAGLAPLLDRIFSAEQVGRLKPAPEPYRQVVAAYPGERAVLIAAHDWDIAGAQAAGLETALLTRPGVHPLPGSPAPTYTAPTLPELAELL is encoded by the coding sequence ATGCTGTGCGTCTTCGACGTCAACGAGACCCTGCTCGACCTGGCGGCGATGGACGCCACCATCGGCGGCCCCGAGCTGCGGCGCGAGTGGTTCGGGCTGGCCATCCACACCGTCCTGACCGTGACGGCGACCGGCGGCTACCGCGACTTCGCGGGCATCGCCGGCGACGCCGCGATCGAGGTCGCCGCCCGGCACGGGCGGGAGGTGGACCTCGCCGAGGTCGCCGCGGGCATCCGCGCGCTGCCCGCCCACCCGGACGTCGAACCGGGCCTGGCGAAGCTGCGGGAAAAGGGCCACACCGTCGTCGCGCTGACGAACTCACCGCTCGCGACGGCCGAGGCGCAGCTGCAGAACGCCGGGCTGGCCCCGCTGCTCGACCGGATCTTCTCGGCCGAGCAGGTCGGCAGGCTCAAGCCCGCGCCCGAGCCGTACCGCCAGGTCGTGGCCGCCTACCCCGGGGAACGGGCGGTGCTGATCGCGGCGCACGACTGGGACATCGCGGGCGCCCAGGCGGCGGGTCTCGAGACGGCGTTGCTCACCCGTCCCGGCGTCCACCCGCTGCCCGGCTCGCCCGCGCCCACCTACACCGCGCCGACCCTCCCGGAGCTGGCCGAACTGCTCTAG
- a CDS encoding ABC transporter permease, producing MHVSAVTPLAADSGPPIFQWKWVDRNADDIVQRLVEHISLTGVALGAGLVVSIGLALLSLRFRWSYGFILSAAGALYVIPSLGAFAVLVPFFGLSFVSAVIPLATYTLLILVRNIVTGVDQVPNEVREAAIGMGYTRGRLLWQIELPLALPVVIAGLRVAAVTTIGLVTVTSMLGLGGLGYFIRHGIQTATPNPTEIIVGVGLSVVLAVVVDLLLWLSERVLAPWTRKAR from the coding sequence GTGCACGTGAGCGCGGTGACGCCGCTGGCCGCCGACAGCGGACCGCCGATCTTCCAGTGGAAGTGGGTGGACCGCAACGCCGACGACATCGTCCAGCGCCTGGTCGAACACATCTCGCTGACCGGTGTCGCGCTCGGCGCCGGACTGGTCGTCTCGATCGGGCTGGCACTGCTGTCCCTGCGCTTCCGCTGGTCGTACGGGTTCATCCTGAGCGCGGCGGGCGCGTTGTACGTCATCCCGAGCCTGGGCGCGTTCGCCGTGCTGGTGCCGTTCTTCGGGCTGTCGTTCGTGTCGGCGGTGATCCCGCTCGCGACGTACACGCTGCTGATCCTCGTCCGCAACATCGTCACCGGCGTCGACCAGGTGCCGAACGAAGTCCGCGAAGCCGCGATCGGCATGGGCTACACGCGCGGCAGGCTGCTGTGGCAGATCGAGCTGCCGCTCGCGCTGCCGGTGGTGATCGCCGGACTGCGGGTCGCGGCCGTGACGACCATCGGCCTGGTCACGGTGACGTCGATGCTGGGCCTCGGCGGCCTGGGCTACTTCATCCGCCACGGCATCCAGACGGCGACGCCGAACCCGACGGAGATCATCGTCGGCGTGGGGCTGTCGGTGGTGCTGGCGGTGGTCGTGGACCTCCTGCTGTGGCTTAGCGAGCGGGTGCTGGCGCCCTGGACCCGGAAGGCGCGATGA
- a CDS encoding TetR/AcrR family transcriptional regulator, with amino-acid sequence MGGKYHHGDLRGELVRVSLDLIAEQGLAGFSVAEVARRAKVSPGAPYRHFPTRESLLAEVAANIACQLAERVASAAAEHSDPVDALAAAAGAYTRYLIERRAGMNVIYADGLHGPEHLELHEQTRRLTDEFLMRCLTVAPDPATALELMEQLFTQAHGYGTFQLDGVFVKHGYSVDLVVKKSTEAARIAIAGRTVGGRR; translated from the coding sequence ATGGGCGGCAAGTACCACCACGGCGACCTCCGCGGCGAGCTCGTGCGCGTGTCACTGGACCTCATCGCGGAGCAGGGCCTCGCCGGCTTCTCCGTCGCGGAGGTCGCACGGCGGGCGAAGGTCAGCCCCGGCGCGCCCTACCGCCACTTCCCCACCCGGGAGAGCCTGCTCGCCGAGGTCGCGGCGAACATCGCGTGCCAGCTCGCCGAACGCGTCGCTTCGGCGGCCGCGGAGCACTCGGATCCGGTCGACGCCCTGGCCGCGGCGGCGGGCGCGTACACGCGCTACCTGATCGAGCGCCGGGCCGGCATGAACGTCATCTACGCCGACGGCCTGCACGGTCCGGAGCACCTCGAGCTGCACGAGCAGACCCGGCGCCTGACCGACGAGTTCCTGATGCGCTGCCTGACCGTCGCGCCGGACCCGGCGACGGCGCTCGAGCTGATGGAGCAGCTGTTCACCCAGGCACACGGCTACGGCACGTTCCAGCTCGACGGCGTCTTCGTGAAGCACGGGTATTCGGTGGACCTGGTCGTGAAGAAGTCCACGGAGGCCGCACGGATCGCGATCGCGGGCCGGACTGTCGGTGGTAGGCGCTAG
- a CDS encoding NADP-dependent oxidoreductase: MRGVGPVSTTSRSSTVNAPTQATEIRLASRPHGVPTHDNFDIVDTGIPAAGEGQILVRNLIMSVDPAMRGRMRDVKSYAPPFEVGEVMYGGAVGEVVESNVDDVKPGDHVLHQSGWRTHAVLDAKRFVKVDGDAAPLSTYLGVLGMPGLTAYAGLLESAEFKPGDTVFVSGAAGAVGSLVGQLAKLKGAKRVIGSAGSAEKVRHLIDDLGFDAAFNYKDGPVAEQLHAAAPEGIDVYFDNVGGEHLEAAIDAITLHGRIAVCGMISQYNATEATPAPRNLAQIIAKRITIRGLLVLDHWGLQQQFVSEIAPLVQSGQIKYSETFVDGIRNAPDAFLGLLSGANTGKMLVRIAD, from the coding sequence ATGCGGGGCGTCGGCCCCGTTTCAACGACTTCGAGGAGTTCGACGGTGAACGCACCCACCCAGGCGACCGAGATCCGGCTCGCTTCCCGCCCGCACGGCGTCCCCACGCACGACAACTTCGACATCGTGGACACCGGGATCCCCGCCGCGGGCGAGGGCCAGATCCTGGTGCGCAACCTGATCATGAGCGTCGACCCGGCCATGCGCGGCCGCATGCGGGACGTGAAGTCCTACGCGCCGCCGTTCGAGGTCGGCGAGGTCATGTACGGCGGGGCGGTCGGCGAGGTCGTCGAGTCGAACGTCGACGACGTGAAGCCGGGTGACCACGTGCTCCACCAGTCCGGCTGGCGCACGCACGCCGTGCTCGACGCCAAGCGCTTCGTCAAGGTGGACGGCGACGCCGCGCCGCTGTCGACCTACCTCGGCGTGCTCGGCATGCCGGGTCTCACCGCGTACGCGGGCCTGCTGGAGTCGGCCGAGTTCAAGCCGGGCGACACGGTGTTCGTCTCCGGCGCGGCCGGCGCGGTCGGCTCGCTCGTCGGGCAGCTCGCGAAGCTCAAGGGCGCCAAGCGTGTCATCGGCTCGGCGGGTTCGGCCGAGAAGGTCCGCCACCTGATCGACGACCTCGGCTTCGACGCGGCCTTCAACTACAAGGACGGCCCGGTCGCCGAGCAGCTGCACGCCGCCGCGCCCGAGGGCATCGACGTCTACTTCGACAACGTCGGCGGCGAGCACCTCGAAGCCGCGATCGACGCGATCACCCTGCACGGCCGGATCGCCGTCTGCGGGATGATCTCCCAGTACAACGCCACCGAGGCGACCCCCGCGCCGCGCAACCTCGCGCAGATCATCGCCAAGCGGATCACCATCCGCGGCCTGCTGGTGCTGGACCACTGGGGCCTGCAGCAGCAGTTCGTCTCCGAGATCGCGCCGCTGGTCCAGTCCGGCCAGATCAAGTACTCCGAGACCTTCGTGGACGGCATCCGCAACGCGCCGGACGCGTTCCTCGGCCTGCTGTCCGGGGCCAACACCGGCAAGATGCTGGTCCGCATCGCCGACTAG
- a CDS encoding NAD(P)-dependent alcohol dehydrogenase → MSTTTNAIAAPAPGAPLAPTTIERRDLRPDDVLIDIAYAGICHSDIHQAKEDWGQAIFPMVPGHEIAGVVAAVGSAVTKYQVGDRVGVGCMVDSCGECEYCRAGTEQFCVKGNVQTYNGVGFDGENTYGGYSNQIVVKDAFVCRIPEGIDLDVAAPLLCAGITTYSPLHHWGAGPGKKVAVIGLGGLGHMAVKIAAAMGAEVTVLSQSLKKQEDGLKLGATDYYATSDEATFDVLRGKFDVILNTVSAKLPVDAYLGLLRVGGAMVNVGAPGEPLNYNAFSLLGGNKVLAGSMIGGIAETQEMLDFCAKHGIGAEIETISADRVNEAYERVENSDVRYRFVIDAKTIGA, encoded by the coding sequence ATGAGCACGACCACGAACGCCATCGCCGCTCCGGCGCCCGGCGCGCCGCTGGCGCCGACCACGATCGAGCGCCGTGACCTGCGTCCCGACGACGTCCTGATCGACATCGCCTACGCCGGTATCTGCCACAGCGACATCCACCAGGCCAAGGAGGACTGGGGCCAGGCGATCTTCCCGATGGTCCCGGGCCACGAGATCGCCGGCGTGGTCGCCGCGGTCGGCTCGGCCGTCACGAAGTACCAGGTCGGCGACCGGGTGGGCGTCGGCTGCATGGTCGACTCCTGCGGTGAGTGCGAATACTGCCGGGCCGGCACCGAGCAGTTCTGCGTCAAGGGCAACGTCCAGACCTACAACGGCGTCGGCTTCGACGGCGAGAACACCTACGGCGGCTACAGCAACCAGATCGTCGTGAAGGACGCCTTCGTCTGCCGCATCCCGGAGGGCATCGACCTCGACGTCGCCGCGCCGCTGCTGTGCGCGGGCATCACCACCTACTCGCCGCTGCACCACTGGGGCGCCGGCCCCGGCAAGAAGGTCGCCGTGATCGGCCTCGGCGGGCTCGGCCACATGGCCGTCAAGATCGCCGCCGCCATGGGCGCCGAGGTGACCGTGCTGAGCCAGAGCCTGAAGAAGCAGGAAGACGGCCTGAAGCTCGGTGCGACCGACTACTACGCGACCAGCGACGAAGCGACGTTCGACGTCCTCAGGGGCAAGTTCGACGTCATCCTCAACACCGTGTCGGCCAAGCTGCCGGTCGACGCCTACCTCGGCCTGCTGCGGGTCGGCGGGGCGATGGTGAACGTCGGCGCGCCCGGCGAGCCGCTGAACTACAACGCGTTCTCGCTGCTGGGCGGCAACAAGGTGCTGGCCGGCTCGATGATCGGCGGCATCGCCGAGACCCAGGAGATGCTGGACTTCTGCGCGAAGCACGGCATCGGCGCGGAGATCGAGACGATCTCGGCCGACCGGGTCAACGAGGCCTACGAGCGCGTCGAGAACTCCGACGTGCGCTACCGGTTCGTCATCGACGCCAAGACGATCGGCGCCTGA
- a CDS encoding MarR family transcriptional regulator yields the protein MSSGAHRRSTVAVKESLRELRNQLSLLNHQVSAHLALKDVDLDCLELIARHGPLSPSAVARRAGLHPATVTGILDRLQKGGWIVRERDPEAADRRSVAVRAVRGRNAELFRLYAGMNTAMDELCAGYSEAELALIAGFLQRATSAGHAATGDLAKG from the coding sequence ATGAGTTCGGGAGCGCACCGCCGGTCGACCGTGGCGGTGAAGGAGTCGCTGCGGGAGCTGCGCAACCAGCTTTCGCTGCTGAACCACCAGGTCAGCGCCCACCTCGCGCTCAAGGACGTCGACCTGGACTGCCTGGAGCTGATCGCCCGGCACGGTCCGCTGAGCCCGAGTGCCGTGGCCCGGCGGGCCGGCCTGCACCCGGCGACCGTGACCGGCATCCTCGACCGGCTGCAGAAGGGCGGCTGGATCGTCCGCGAACGCGACCCGGAGGCGGCCGACCGCCGCTCGGTGGCGGTGCGCGCGGTGCGCGGCCGCAACGCGGAGCTGTTCCGGCTGTACGCGGGGATGAACACGGCGATGGACGAGCTCTGCGCCGGCTACAGCGAAGCGGAACTGGCGCTGATCGCCGGCTTCCTGCAGCGCGCGACGTCGGCGGGCCACGCCGCGACGGGCGACCTCGCGAAGGGCTGA
- a CDS encoding pyridoxamine 5'-phosphate oxidase family protein, which produces MGIIDSHEALREVVGEVAERTQKKIIDRIDEHARTLIEHSPFVLLATSAPDGSCDVSPRGDPAGSVLVLDERTLVLADRPGNKLIDSFRNIVDNPHAGLLFLVPGMNETLRVNGRAKLVSDAPFFDDLVVQGKRPKLAVVVEVEQLYMHCAKAFLRSSLWDPATWPDRSALPSLGTILRDQMALPISAEELDADLNERALNQQY; this is translated from the coding sequence ATGGGGATCATCGACTCACACGAGGCCTTGCGGGAAGTCGTCGGCGAGGTCGCCGAGCGGACGCAGAAGAAGATCATCGACCGGATCGACGAGCACGCGCGCACGCTGATCGAGCACTCGCCGTTCGTGCTGCTGGCGACGTCGGCGCCGGACGGCAGCTGCGACGTCTCGCCGCGAGGTGACCCGGCGGGCTCGGTCCTGGTGCTCGACGAGCGGACGCTCGTGCTCGCCGACCGCCCGGGCAACAAGCTGATCGACAGCTTCCGGAACATCGTCGACAACCCGCACGCCGGCCTGCTGTTCCTGGTGCCGGGGATGAACGAGACGCTCCGGGTCAACGGCCGCGCGAAGCTGGTGTCGGACGCGCCGTTCTTCGACGACCTGGTGGTGCAGGGCAAGCGGCCGAAGCTCGCGGTGGTCGTCGAGGTCGAGCAGCTGTACATGCACTGCGCGAAGGCGTTCCTGCGGTCGTCGCTGTGGGATCCGGCGACCTGGCCGGACCGTTCGGCGCTGCCTTCGCTCGGCACGATCCTGCGCGACCAGATGGCGCTCCCGATCTCGGCGGAAGAGCTGGACGCGGACCTCAACGAACGGGCGCTCAACCAGCAATACTGA
- a CDS encoding maleylpyruvate isomerase family mycothiol-dependent enzyme, giving the protein MLEAIDVHADALKRAALKAGPAAPVPNCPKWTVHDLVTHVAFVHCFAIGLAVNQPRKPAPPADWEDVLGWWDGQRLALREALGRAPETPAFSPYPGFEVTVGDWTRRMAHETAIHRLDAESALGEAPETRFSPAFANDGIDEFLTYLTPRLGKKADVRVTTPERTWTLGEPVAEVDGAADDVYRALWGRPHRAAVTGDLAPLAAP; this is encoded by the coding sequence ATGCTCGAAGCGATCGACGTCCACGCCGACGCGCTGAAGCGGGCGGCGCTGAAAGCCGGTCCGGCGGCGCCGGTGCCGAACTGTCCGAAGTGGACTGTCCATGACCTGGTGACGCACGTCGCGTTCGTGCACTGCTTCGCCATCGGCCTGGCCGTGAACCAGCCGCGGAAACCCGCGCCACCGGCGGACTGGGAGGACGTGCTCGGCTGGTGGGACGGCCAGCGCCTGGCCCTGCGCGAAGCGCTCGGCCGCGCCCCGGAAACCCCGGCGTTCTCGCCGTACCCGGGCTTCGAGGTGACAGTCGGCGACTGGACGCGCCGGATGGCCCACGAGACGGCGATCCACCGCCTCGACGCCGAATCCGCCCTCGGCGAAGCCCCGGAGACGCGCTTCTCCCCCGCGTTCGCGAACGACGGCATCGACGAGTTCCTCACCTACCTGACCCCGCGCCTCGGCAAGAAAGCCGATGTCCGCGTCACGACGCCGGAGCGCACGTGGACCCTCGGCGAGCCGGTCGCCGAGGTCGACGGCGCCGCCGACGACGTCTACCGCGCCCTGTGGGGCCGTCCGCACCGGGCCGCCGTCACGGGTGACCTCGCACCGCTCGCGGCGCCCTGA
- a CDS encoding ABC transporter substrate-binding protein, protein MRWFRNASVVAVAVAATLGLAACGGGSDSGDKPAAQSKGGAPIVVASFNFTDSQILAEIYAQALEAKGYPVTKKLNLGSRELIYPSLKSGELQFIPEYQGAAITTGFGKEAGKTAQEEHDQLAKLFEPSGVGLLNFAAAEDKNTYIVKSDLAKDKGIASISDLKKLDKVVMAGPPECEKRLPCFLGFKETYQLANATFQTIQEAGPRVEQLKSGAVTVIPVDSVSPLTGDPNYTVLKDDLNIVPTENVVPAVNKKVLDERGADFATAVNAVSAKLTTDVMRDLNKRVDSDGEKAEDVAKDWLAQAGL, encoded by the coding sequence GTGCGCTGGTTCCGGAACGCGTCCGTGGTGGCGGTGGCCGTCGCGGCGACGCTCGGTTTGGCCGCCTGTGGTGGTGGCAGCGACAGCGGTGACAAGCCCGCCGCGCAGAGCAAGGGCGGGGCGCCGATCGTCGTCGCGTCGTTCAACTTCACCGACAGCCAGATCCTCGCCGAGATCTACGCGCAGGCGCTGGAGGCCAAGGGCTACCCGGTGACGAAGAAGCTGAACCTGGGCTCGCGGGAGCTGATCTACCCGTCCCTGAAGTCCGGCGAACTCCAGTTCATCCCCGAGTACCAGGGTGCGGCGATCACCACCGGCTTCGGCAAGGAGGCGGGCAAGACCGCGCAGGAGGAGCACGACCAGCTGGCCAAGCTGTTTGAGCCCAGCGGCGTCGGGCTGCTGAACTTCGCCGCCGCCGAGGACAAGAACACCTACATCGTCAAGTCGGACCTGGCCAAGGACAAGGGCATCGCGTCCATCAGCGACCTGAAGAAGCTCGACAAGGTCGTCATGGCGGGCCCGCCGGAGTGCGAGAAGCGCCTCCCGTGCTTCCTCGGCTTCAAGGAGACCTACCAGCTGGCGAACGCGACCTTCCAGACCATCCAGGAAGCCGGGCCGCGGGTCGAGCAGCTCAAGTCCGGCGCGGTGACGGTCATCCCGGTCGACTCGGTCAGCCCGCTGACCGGCGACCCGAACTACACGGTGCTCAAGGACGACCTGAACATCGTCCCGACCGAGAACGTCGTGCCGGCGGTGAACAAGAAGGTGCTCGACGAGCGCGGCGCCGACTTCGCGACCGCCGTCAACGCGGTGAGCGCGAAGCTGACCACCGACGTCATGCGTGACCTGAACAAGCGCGTCGACTCCGACGGCGAGAAGGCCGAGGACGTCGCGAAGGACTGGCTGGCGCAGGCCGGTCTCTAA
- a CDS encoding class I SAM-dependent methyltransferase produces the protein MWQSGDAYEAYIGRWSRRIAETFVRQLDVPASRRWLDVGCGTGALTSAVLTAADPAEVVGADPSEGFLKTARASVTDPRASFSVADAQSLPFPDARFDVVVSGLVLNFVPDPARAAAEIARVTAPGGLAAAYLWDLAEGMELIRRFWEAAAELDPVADLDEGRRFPLCRPEPLGRLWLEAGFTGVSVGEIKIPTVFRDFDDYWQPFLGAQGPAPAYLATLPEARRDQIRELLRSRLPTNPDGSLPLWASAWVVRGTA, from the coding sequence ATGTGGCAGTCAGGCGACGCTTACGAGGCCTACATCGGACGCTGGAGCCGCCGGATCGCGGAGACGTTCGTCCGGCAGCTCGACGTCCCGGCGAGCCGCCGCTGGCTCGACGTCGGCTGCGGCACCGGCGCGCTGACGTCGGCGGTGCTGACGGCGGCCGATCCGGCGGAGGTCGTCGGGGCCGACCCGTCCGAAGGCTTCTTGAAGACGGCCCGCGCGAGCGTGACCGACCCGCGGGCGTCGTTCTCGGTCGCCGACGCGCAGTCGCTCCCGTTCCCGGACGCCCGCTTCGACGTGGTGGTTTCGGGGCTGGTCCTGAACTTCGTCCCGGACCCGGCCCGCGCGGCGGCCGAGATCGCCCGGGTGACCGCGCCGGGCGGGCTGGCCGCGGCGTACCTGTGGGACCTCGCGGAGGGCATGGAGCTGATCCGCCGCTTCTGGGAGGCGGCCGCCGAGCTCGACCCGGTCGCCGACCTGGACGAAGGTCGCCGCTTCCCGCTGTGCCGCCCGGAACCCCTCGGCAGGCTGTGGCTCGAAGCGGGCTTCACCGGGGTGTCCGTCGGCGAGATCAAGATCCCGACGGTGTTCCGCGACTTCGACGACTACTGGCAGCCGTTCCTCGGCGCACAGGGCCCGGCCCCGGCGTACCTCGCGACGCTCCCCGAGGCCCGCCGGGACCAGATCCGCGAACTCCTGCGCAGCCGCCTGCCCACGAACCCGGACGGCTCGCTCCCCCTCTGGGCGAGCGCCTGGGTCGTGCGCGGGACCGCTTAG
- a CDS encoding ABC transporter permease, whose product MSFFDQLNAWLADPNRWSWTDKAGVPYRTLEHLRFSLLALAIAALLTIPLALWLAHYRRGAFLASSAVNIGRAIPSFGLIILFWFLASRWELDTTFWPLLLALVALAMPPLFTNTYAGVVSLEQETVDAARGTGHREWQIMLKLELPLASPVILAGARVSFLQLIATVAIGAIVNDGGGLGRYIVDGFALGAQGYGQIFAGGLAAVLLALLCDGAFALITRLATPRGLALQNARR is encoded by the coding sequence ATGAGCTTCTTCGACCAGCTGAACGCGTGGCTCGCGGACCCGAACCGCTGGAGCTGGACGGACAAGGCCGGCGTCCCGTACCGGACCCTGGAGCACCTCAGGTTTTCCCTGCTGGCACTGGCGATCGCGGCGCTGCTGACGATCCCGCTGGCGCTGTGGCTGGCCCACTACCGCCGCGGCGCGTTCCTGGCGAGCAGCGCGGTCAACATCGGCCGCGCGATCCCGAGCTTCGGGCTGATCATCCTGTTCTGGTTCCTGGCGAGCCGCTGGGAGCTGGACACGACGTTCTGGCCGCTCCTGCTGGCGCTGGTGGCGCTGGCGATGCCGCCGCTGTTCACCAACACGTACGCGGGCGTGGTGTCCCTGGAGCAGGAGACGGTCGACGCCGCCCGCGGCACGGGCCACCGCGAGTGGCAGATCATGCTCAAGCTGGAGCTCCCCCTGGCCTCCCCGGTGATCCTGGCGGGCGCACGGGTGTCGTTCCTCCAGCTGATCGCGACGGTGGCGATCGGCGCGATCGTCAACGACGGCGGCGGCCTGGGCCGCTACATCGTGGACGGCTTCGCACTGGGCGCCCAGGGCTACGGCCAGATCTTCGCGGGCGGCCTGGCGGCGGTGCTGCTGGCCCTGCTGTGCGACGGCGCGTTCGCGCTGATCACGCGCCTGGCGACCCCGCGCGGCCTGGCCCTGCAGAACGCCCGCCGCTAG